One genomic region from Mycobacteriales bacterium encodes:
- a CDS encoding response regulator, with protein MLHDPLPPVREALRAAGLETWQRLRDTGLAVPVSSREQQMDQARRRQVAARVDAAVRERVAADAALSAVLVHRRPWTRDKVAALLAACGVDVVAALEDGAEGLGAVVVEQPDLVLVEDALPSLGGLELVATIRQVAPVTRIGVQAADEGARDALLEAGAAAAWTRTATP; from the coding sequence GTGCTGCACGACCCCCTTCCCCCTGTCCGTGAGGCGCTGCGCGCTGCGGGGCTCGAGACCTGGCAGAGGCTGCGCGACACCGGGCTGGCTGTGCCGGTGAGCAGCCGCGAGCAGCAGATGGACCAGGCGCGGCGCCGACAGGTGGCCGCGCGGGTGGACGCGGCGGTGCGCGAGCGGGTAGCCGCCGACGCGGCGCTGTCGGCGGTCCTCGTGCACCGTCGCCCTTGGACCCGCGACAAGGTCGCCGCGCTGCTCGCGGCCTGCGGCGTCGACGTCGTAGCCGCCCTCGAAGACGGCGCCGAGGGCCTCGGGGCCGTGGTGGTCGAGCAGCCCGACCTGGTGCTCGTCGAGGACGCCCTGCCGTCGCTCGGCGGGCTCGAGCTCGTCGCGACGATCCGCCAGGTGGCGCCCGTCACCCGCATCGGCGTGCAGGCCGCCGACGAGGGGGCGCGCGACGCGCTGCTGGAGGCCGGGGCGGCTGCGGCCTGGACCCGCACGGCCACGCCCTAG
- a CDS encoding GNAT family N-acetyltransferase — MILRSARLDLVPLELPVIEALLAGDLERARSLTGLPIDEATFAEDGHVLRLRRDQLRADPTELPWLLRAVVERATGAVVGRIGFHAPPVDGTVEIGYSVAPAHRRRGIAVEAATALLGMGRELGVRRCLGSFSPANDASRAVLARLGFTHVGEQIDEIDGLEEVHALAL; from the coding sequence GTGATCCTGCGCTCCGCCCGCCTCGACCTGGTCCCGCTCGAGCTGCCCGTGATCGAGGCCCTGCTCGCGGGCGACCTCGAGCGGGCGCGATCGCTGACGGGATTGCCGATCGACGAGGCGACCTTCGCCGAGGACGGCCACGTCCTGCGGCTGCGCCGCGACCAGCTGCGCGCCGACCCGACGGAGCTGCCGTGGCTGCTGCGCGCCGTGGTCGAGCGCGCCACCGGTGCGGTCGTCGGGCGGATCGGCTTCCACGCCCCGCCGGTCGACGGCACCGTCGAGATCGGCTACTCCGTCGCGCCCGCCCACCGCCGCCGGGGGATCGCGGTGGAGGCCGCGACGGCACTGCTCGGGATGGGCCGCGAGCTCGGCGTACGCCGGTGCCTGGGGTCGTTCTCCCCCGCCAACGACGCCTCGCGGGCCGTCCTCGCCCGGCTCGGCTTCACCCACGTTGGCGAGCAGATCGACGAGATCGACGGTCTCGAGGAGGTGCACGCGCTGGCGTTGTAG
- the selA gene encoding L-seryl-tRNA(Sec) selenium transferase, producing MSDRPASDPRRDVPRTDALLADPRLQAAVPVVGAGLVRAAVQAAQELVRSGSLPAVAAADAAVAALPATPTTTRPVLNATGVVVHTNLGRAPLSPAAVAAVGLAAGYSDLEYDVTTGSRGRRGRGTVAALLAAVPDAEDALVVNNGAAALVLATTALAARREVVVSRGELVEIGDGFRLHELIASTGAVLREVGTTNRTALCDYAGALGDATGCVLKVHPSNFTVEGFTSSVGVAELAGLGVPVVVDVGSGLLAADPLLPAEPDVASALRAGAAVVTCSADKLLGGPQAGLLLGRADVVERLRRHPLARALRVDKLTLAALEATLRGPVPPVVASLRTSREELHRRCVVLAEVVGGLVVEHDGAVGGGGAPGVPLPGWAVALPAALAGPLRLGDPCVVGRVSHDRLLLDLRCVPESDDVRLRDAVLAVL from the coding sequence GTGAGCGACCGGCCCGCGAGCGACCCGCGGCGTGACGTGCCCCGCACCGACGCGCTGCTCGCCGACCCGCGCCTGCAGGCCGCCGTCCCCGTCGTCGGAGCCGGCCTCGTCCGGGCCGCCGTCCAGGCCGCGCAGGAGCTGGTCCGCAGCGGGTCGCTGCCCGCGGTCGCCGCTGCCGACGCGGCCGTCGCCGCCCTGCCCGCCACGCCGACCACGACCCGGCCGGTCCTCAACGCGACCGGCGTCGTCGTGCACACCAACCTCGGCCGCGCTCCGCTGTCGCCCGCCGCGGTCGCCGCGGTCGGGCTCGCCGCGGGCTACAGCGACCTCGAGTACGACGTGACGACCGGCTCCCGCGGGCGTCGCGGCAGGGGCACCGTCGCGGCCCTGCTGGCCGCGGTCCCCGACGCCGAGGACGCGCTCGTCGTCAACAACGGCGCGGCGGCGCTGGTCCTCGCGACGACCGCGCTGGCCGCCCGGCGTGAGGTCGTGGTGTCGCGCGGCGAGCTCGTCGAGATCGGTGACGGGTTCCGGCTGCACGAGCTGATCGCCTCGACCGGTGCGGTGCTGCGCGAGGTCGGGACGACCAACCGCACGGCGCTGTGCGACTACGCCGGGGCGCTCGGCGACGCCACCGGCTGCGTGCTGAAGGTGCACCCGTCGAACTTCACCGTCGAGGGGTTCACGTCGTCGGTCGGGGTCGCGGAGCTCGCCGGGCTCGGCGTCCCGGTCGTCGTCGACGTCGGCAGCGGGCTGCTGGCCGCCGACCCGCTGCTGCCAGCCGAGCCCGACGTCGCCTCGGCCCTGCGAGCCGGCGCGGCGGTGGTCACGTGCAGCGCCGACAAGCTGCTCGGCGGGCCGCAAGCCGGGCTGCTGCTCGGCCGCGCCGACGTCGTCGAGCGGCTGCGCCGCCATCCGCTCGCCCGTGCCCTGCGGGTCGACAAGCTCACCCTCGCCGCGCTCGAGGCCACCCTGCGCGGACCGGTCCCGCCGGTGGTCGCGTCGCTGCGAACGTCGCGGGAGGAGCTGCACCGGCGGTGCGTCGTGCTGGCCGAGGTCGTCGGCGGGCTGGTCGTCGAGCACGACGGCGCGGTCGGCGGGGGCGGGGCTCCCGGGGTGCCGTTGCCCGGCTGGGCCGTCGCGCTGCCGGCCGCGCTCGCCGGGCCGCTGCGGCTCGGGGACCCCTGCGTCGTCGGCCGGGTCTCCCACGACCGGCTGCTGCTGGACCTGCGCTGCGTGCCGGAGTCCGACGACGTGCGGCTGCGCGACGCGGTCCTCGCGGTGCTGTAG
- a CDS encoding SelB C-terminal domain-containing protein, translating to MTPACAAGSAGSAIAGGVVATAGHVDHGKSTLVRALTGTDPDRLAEARRRGMTLDLGYATCALPSGRTLSLVDVPGHERYVGNALCGLAPVRAVLLVVAADAGWQRQTSEHVDAVDALGIGHVVLTVTRSDLADPAPVLADALARLAGLATAQCVEAVTTPGVDDLAAALDRCLDRLPVPDPDADVRLWLDRSFDVRGRGRVVTGTLEAGTLRVGDRLVTAAGEAVRVRGLQVHGADAEVVSGPARVAVAVAVPGRAATAGAGRSGAALHRGDALLGADRWHRTDVVDVRLSAPLPARPAQLVLHVGTAAVPVRVRPLGPDHARLTLPAPLPLRVGDRAVLRDPGAHRVLCGAVVVDVAPLPLTRRGAAAARAHDLAVSDPLALALARGPQRLTTLTAQGLALPADPPVPVSTPLAAATDRPAQPRLGSLWSSERPLTTETATDRRDRARLGSGSAPERPGSTETAPATPPTTPPTADADPVVRVGDWVTTDDHLHALGDQLKTALGDLPPTAPGLATTAAAARLGITPELLPAVAERAGATTRPGLVVNPRHSFGPADAAVRALAHHLASDPLGAPDRGELRQRGLDAKALATAHAHGILLRLAPDVVVHPTAPERAVRVLAGVPQPFSPGEAARALGASRRVVVPLLEHLDATGWTTREGSLRQVRSPAAATGVRR from the coding sequence GTGACCCCTGCCTGTGCTGCCGGATCCGCCGGATCCGCGATCGCCGGTGGCGTGGTGGCCACGGCCGGGCACGTCGACCACGGGAAGTCGACGCTCGTGCGGGCGCTGACCGGCACCGACCCGGACCGGCTCGCCGAGGCGCGGCGCCGCGGGATGACGCTCGACCTCGGCTACGCGACCTGCGCGCTGCCGAGCGGTCGGACGCTCTCGCTCGTCGACGTGCCCGGCCACGAGCGCTACGTCGGCAACGCCCTGTGCGGCCTCGCCCCCGTGCGCGCGGTGCTGCTCGTCGTCGCGGCCGACGCCGGCTGGCAGCGGCAGACCTCCGAGCACGTGGACGCGGTCGACGCGCTGGGCATCGGGCACGTCGTGCTGACCGTGACCCGCAGCGACCTCGCCGACCCGGCGCCCGTCCTCGCGGATGCGCTGGCCCGCCTGGCCGGGCTCGCCACCGCGCAGTGCGTGGAGGCCGTCACGACTCCGGGGGTCGACGACCTGGCCGCAGCGCTCGACCGCTGCCTCGACCGGCTGCCTGTGCCGGACCCCGACGCCGACGTGCGGCTCTGGCTCGACCGCTCCTTCGACGTGAGGGGGCGCGGCCGGGTCGTCACCGGCACCCTCGAGGCGGGGACGCTGCGGGTCGGAGACCGGCTCGTGACGGCCGCCGGCGAGGCCGTGCGGGTCCGCGGGCTCCAGGTGCACGGCGCCGACGCGGAGGTCGTCAGCGGTCCGGCCCGCGTGGCGGTCGCGGTGGCAGTGCCGGGCAGGGCCGCGACTGCGGGCGCGGGGCGGTCAGGTGCGGCGCTACATCGCGGGGACGCGCTGCTCGGCGCCGACCGGTGGCACCGCACGGACGTCGTCGACGTACGCCTCAGCGCCCCTCTGCCCGCGCGGCCCGCTCAGCTCGTGCTGCACGTCGGCACCGCCGCGGTGCCGGTGCGGGTACGCCCGCTCGGCCCGGACCACGCGCGGCTGACGCTGCCGGCACCGCTGCCACTGCGGGTCGGCGACCGCGCGGTCCTGCGCGACCCTGGGGCGCACCGGGTGCTGTGCGGTGCCGTCGTCGTCGACGTCGCCCCGCTGCCGCTGACCCGCCGCGGTGCGGCCGCGGCCCGGGCGCACGACCTCGCGGTGTCCGACCCGCTCGCCCTCGCGCTCGCCCGCGGCCCCCAGCGCCTCACCACCCTCACCGCCCAGGGCCTCGCCCTCCCCGCGGACCCGCCCGTCCCTGTGTCCACCCCGCTCGCCGCTGCCACCGACCGTCCCGCACAGCCACGTCTCGGGTCATTGTGGTCGTCAGAGCGACCCCTCACGACCGAGACGGCCACTGACCGCCGCGACCGGGCGCGACTCGGTTCGGGCTCCGCACCAGAACGCCCAGGATCGACCGAGACCGCACCGGCAACCCCACCGACAACCCCACCGACAGCCGACGCGGACCCGGTCGTGCGGGTCGGCGACTGGGTCACCACCGACGACCACCTGCACGCGCTCGGCGACCAGCTGAAGACCGCGCTCGGTGACCTGCCGCCCACCGCACCGGGCCTCGCCACCACCGCCGCAGCCGCCCGCCTCGGGATCACCCCCGAGCTGCTGCCCGCCGTCGCCGAGCGCGCCGGCGCGACCACGCGGCCCGGCCTCGTCGTCAACCCGCGGCACTCCTTCGGCCCCGCGGACGCCGCCGTCCGCGCCCTCGCGCACCACCTCGCCTCCGACCCGCTCGGCGCCCCGGACCGCGGCGAGCTCCGGCAGCGAGGCCTCGACGCGAAGGCCCTCGCGACCGCCCACGCCCACGGGATCCTGCTCCGCCTGGCCCCCGACGTCGTCGTCCACCCGACCGCGCCCGAGCGGGCGGTGCGGGTGCTGGCCGGCGTACCGCAGCCCTTCTCCCCCGGCGAGGCCGCGCGGGCGCTGGGAGCGAGCCGGCGCGTCGTCGTACCCCTGCTGGAGCACCTCGACGCGACCGGGTGGACGACCCGCGAAGGGTCGCTGCGTCAGGTCAGGTCGCCGGCAGCAGCGACGGGGGTTCGACGATGA
- the selD gene encoding selenide, water dikinase SelD: MRLTQYAAGGGCACKVPPGELESLVRGLDLAGGDVLVGLDDGDDAAVVRLDATTAVVSTADFFTPVLDDPYDWGRIAAANALSDVYAMGGRPLVAVNLVAWPRADLPMEVLGEVLRGGLDVARLAGCAVAGGHTIDGPEPVYGMAVTGTAHPDRLLRNDAGAPGLPLTLTKPLGVGVLNNRHKQTGEVFAHAVESMAALNRDASAAALLAGVRAATDVTGFGLLGHLFKLARASGVTAVVDAAAVPYLDGARASFAAGFVPGGSRRNLDWVRSELTTSYDEDELLLLADAQTSGGLLVVGELPGHPVIGELVPRRGSVLEVR, translated from the coding sequence ATGAGGCTCACGCAGTACGCCGCAGGGGGCGGCTGTGCCTGCAAGGTGCCGCCCGGTGAGCTCGAGTCACTGGTCCGGGGCCTCGACCTCGCCGGCGGTGACGTACTGGTCGGGCTCGACGACGGTGACGACGCGGCGGTGGTCCGGCTCGACGCGACCACCGCCGTGGTCAGCACCGCCGACTTCTTCACACCGGTGCTCGACGACCCCTACGACTGGGGCCGCATCGCCGCAGCCAACGCCCTGTCCGACGTCTACGCGATGGGCGGCCGACCGCTCGTCGCGGTGAACCTCGTGGCCTGGCCGCGGGCGGACCTGCCGATGGAGGTCCTCGGCGAGGTCCTGCGCGGGGGCCTCGACGTCGCGCGCCTCGCCGGCTGCGCTGTCGCCGGCGGTCACACCATCGACGGCCCCGAGCCCGTCTACGGCATGGCCGTCACCGGCACCGCCCACCCGGACCGGCTGCTGCGCAACGACGCCGGTGCCCCGGGCCTGCCGCTCACGCTCACCAAGCCGCTCGGCGTCGGCGTGCTCAACAACCGCCACAAGCAGACCGGCGAGGTCTTCGCCCACGCGGTGGAGTCGATGGCCGCGCTCAACCGGGACGCGTCCGCGGCCGCGCTGCTCGCGGGCGTCCGGGCGGCAACCGACGTGACCGGCTTCGGGCTGCTCGGCCACCTCTTCAAACTCGCCCGCGCGAGCGGCGTCACGGCCGTGGTCGACGCCGCCGCCGTGCCCTACCTCGACGGCGCGCGCGCGTCCTTCGCCGCCGGATTCGTCCCGGGCGGCTCGCGCCGCAACCTCGACTGGGTGCGGTCCGAGCTCACCACGTCGTACGACGAGGACGAGCTCCTCCTGCTGGCCGACGCCCAGACCTCGGGCGGTCTGCTCGTCGTCGGTGAGCTGCCCGGTCACCCCGTCATCGGCGAGCTCGTCCCCCGCCGCGGCTCGGTCCTCGAGGTCCGCTGA
- a CDS encoding helix-turn-helix transcriptional regulator: MGPELVREARKRAGLTQAELAGRVGSTQPAIARIEAGRSQPSFDRVVELIRACDLDLLVHLEAHDSSDWAQARDLLQLTPDERVAQNSAGLAFAEQLRAAYRETIGA; this comes from the coding sequence ATGGGTCCCGAGCTGGTCCGCGAAGCCCGCAAGCGCGCCGGCCTCACGCAGGCCGAGCTGGCCGGCCGGGTCGGCAGCACCCAGCCCGCGATCGCCCGGATCGAGGCTGGGCGCTCGCAGCCGAGCTTCGACCGGGTCGTCGAGCTGATCCGCGCCTGCGACCTCGACCTGCTCGTCCACCTCGAAGCTCATGACTCCAGCGACTGGGCGCAGGCTCGCGACTTGCTCCAGCTCACGCCGGACGAGCGCGTCGCGCAGAACTCCGCGGGACTGGCCTTCGCCGAGCAGCTGCGTGCGGCCTACCGGGAGACGATCGGTGCCTGA
- a CDS encoding citrate synthase, translating into MSDYELQTPGGTLPLNIVEGTEAPSGVDISKLLASTGHVTLDPGFVNTASCSSAITFIDGDAGILRYRGYPIEQLAEQATFLEVAWLLIYGELPSQAELVGFKAKIRRHTMLHEDFREFFGGFPTDAHPMAVLSSAVSALSTFYQDSLDPFDPEHVESSTIRLLAKMPTIAAYAHKKSVGQPFLYPDNNLGYVDNFLRMTFGVPAEEYVVNPVASKALNMLFLLHADHEQNCSTSTVRMVGSSNANLFVSISAGVSALFGPLHGGANQSVLEMLEQIQTDGGDIAHFVERVKAKEPGVKLMGFGHRVYKNWDPRAAIVKKVAKDVLASLDVADPLLDLAMELEEVALADEYFVARKLYPNVDFYTGVIYKALGFPTEMFTVLFALGRLPGWIAQWREMIEDPATKIGRPRQLYTGPAARDYQPVSAR; encoded by the coding sequence GTGTCGGACTACGAGCTGCAGACCCCCGGCGGGACGCTCCCGCTCAACATCGTCGAGGGGACCGAGGCGCCGTCCGGCGTCGACATCAGCAAGCTGCTGGCGTCGACCGGCCACGTCACGCTCGACCCGGGCTTCGTCAACACCGCGTCGTGCTCGAGCGCGATCACCTTCATCGACGGTGACGCGGGCATCCTGCGCTACCGCGGCTACCCGATCGAGCAGCTCGCCGAGCAGGCGACCTTCCTCGAGGTCGCGTGGCTGCTCATCTACGGCGAGCTGCCGAGCCAGGCCGAGCTGGTCGGCTTCAAGGCCAAGATCCGTCGCCACACGATGCTGCACGAGGACTTCCGAGAGTTCTTCGGCGGTTTCCCGACCGACGCGCACCCGATGGCGGTGCTGTCGTCCGCGGTGAGCGCGCTGTCGACCTTCTACCAGGACAGCCTCGACCCCTTCGACCCCGAGCACGTCGAGAGCTCGACGATCCGCCTGCTCGCGAAGATGCCGACGATCGCGGCCTACGCCCACAAGAAGTCCGTCGGCCAGCCGTTCCTCTACCCCGACAACAACCTCGGCTACGTCGACAACTTCCTGCGGATGACGTTCGGGGTCCCCGCCGAGGAGTACGTCGTCAACCCCGTGGCCTCCAAGGCCCTCAACATGCTGTTCCTGCTGCACGCCGACCACGAGCAGAACTGCTCGACGTCGACGGTGCGCATGGTCGGCTCGTCCAACGCCAACCTCTTCGTCTCGATCAGCGCAGGGGTGTCCGCGCTGTTCGGCCCGCTGCACGGCGGCGCCAACCAGTCGGTGCTCGAGATGCTCGAGCAGATCCAGACCGACGGCGGCGACATCGCGCACTTCGTCGAGCGGGTCAAGGCCAAGGAGCCCGGCGTCAAGCTGATGGGCTTCGGCCACCGGGTCTACAAGAACTGGGACCCGCGCGCGGCGATCGTCAAGAAGGTCGCCAAGGACGTGCTCGCCTCGCTCGACGTCGCGGACCCGCTCCTCGACCTCGCGATGGAGCTCGAGGAGGTGGCGCTCGCCGACGAGTACTTCGTGGCGCGCAAGCTCTACCCCAACGTCGACTTCTACACCGGCGTCATCTACAAGGCGCTTGGCTTCCCGACCGAGATGTTCACGGTGCTGTTCGCGCTCGGCCGCCTGCCCGGCTGGATCGCCCAGTGGCGCGAGATGATCGAGGACCCGGCAACCAAGATCGGCCGCCCGCGGCAGCTCTACACAGGCCCGGCCGCCCGCGACTACCAGCCGGTGTCCGCCCGCTGA
- a CDS encoding CocE/NonD family hydrolase C-terminal non-catalytic domain-containing protein: protein MGLPGLRRAGHARLSVAVDDRPHQAGLDRVLHRQGQDPGAAVAGAGRLAVQHPRGGRDLRPADGAGQRGPDALAVLGPHRRHPGRGRARHRHARARHGRPARHLVTSGVAGPVDAPGTTAAWTSAPLTAPVDVAGVPELTLHFSAPQVAAVQSVQPQGKLMLFARLYDVGPDGTATLVRDQVSAVRVPDVTKPVDVTLPGIVHRFDTGHSLRVVLAANDATYKGLGVGGPVTITDSTEAPNLLRLPVERAQLAAPVPAAPPVPAAPPAAAASPGALPSTGLGALPAFLGVLLLGTAVALRRRRA from the coding sequence GTGGGTCTGCCAGGCCTACGTCGAGCAGGCCACGCTCGGCTCTCCGTCGCAGTCGACGATCGACCACATCAAGCAGGTCTCGACCGGGTACTACATCGACAAGGTCAAGATCCCGGTGCTGCTGTCGCAGGGGCAGGCCGACTCGCTGTTCAACATCCACGAGGCGGTCGCGACCTACGACCAGCTGACGGCGCAGGGCAACGAGGTCCGGATGCTCTGGCAGTCCTGGGGCCACACCGCCGGCACCCCGGTCGCGGGCGAGCTCGACACCGGCACGCTCGAGCCCGGCACGGCCGACCTGCGCGACACCTCGTCACCTCCGGCGTCGCCGGCCCGGTCGACGCGCCCGGCACCACCGCGGCGTGGACGAGCGCGCCGCTCACCGCGCCCGTCGACGTCGCCGGCGTCCCCGAGCTCACCCTGCACTTCAGCGCGCCCCAGGTCGCCGCGGTCCAGTCAGTGCAGCCGCAGGGCAAGCTGATGCTGTTCGCCCGGCTCTACGACGTGGGCCCCGACGGCACGGCCACGCTGGTGCGCGACCAGGTCAGTGCGGTGCGGGTCCCGGACGTGACCAAGCCGGTCGACGTCACGCTGCCCGGCATCGTGCACCGCTTCGACACCGGGCACAGCCTGCGCGTCGTGCTCGCCGCCAACGACGCCACCTACAAGGGGCTCGGCGTCGGAGGGCCGGTCACGATCACCGATTCGACCGAGGCGCCCAACCTGCTCCGGCTCCCGGTGGAGCGCGCCCAGCTCGCCGCGCCGGTCCCCGCCGCTCCGCCCGTGCCTGCCGCCCCGCCGGCGGCCGCGGCCTCCCCGGGCGCGCTGCCGTCGACCGGGCTCGGTGCGCTGCCGGCCTTCCTCGGCGTACTCCTGCTCGGGACCGCTGTCGCGCTGCGTCGCCGCCGAGCCTGA
- a CDS encoding DHA2 family efflux MFS transporter permease subunit: MARDVDPFIWRVGVVTVLGSVMSVLDTTIVNVALEPLAGELDATKSGISWVVTAYLLAIAAVTPVTGWAARRLGTRRLYLASLVLFSAGSLLCGLAWSLESLVVARVLQGLGGGLLLPVGQMIVVRAAGREHLGRVMGVLAVPTVLAPVFGPTLGGLLLETVSWRAIFLINLPIGAAAIVAALRILPRDAAATPGSAGYRLDVVGLLLAPTGLALVTFGLSESAADPALLRPAVVGPVVVGLLLVAAFTRHALHAEHPLLELRLFSDGVYSAAALAGLVGSMVSLGGLILMPFYFQDIRGESALATGMLMAPTAVGVVLVLRRAGVWADRWGGGHVALVGTGILAVGTVPFLWLDASSSYPLLLAGMVVRGIGVGLAGMPLTQAAMVGLRPERIPDASAQLNVVQRVGGSLGTALFVVVLQRRLADGEGALAYGDAFAWVLATTVLSAVPVAVLVRRERQRRRAPVPVAPTKAVV, translated from the coding sequence ATGGCCCGCGACGTCGACCCCTTCATCTGGCGCGTCGGAGTCGTCACTGTCCTCGGCTCGGTCATGTCGGTGCTCGACACGACGATCGTCAACGTCGCGCTGGAGCCGCTCGCCGGCGAGCTCGACGCGACCAAGAGCGGCATCTCCTGGGTCGTCACGGCCTACCTGCTCGCCATCGCCGCGGTCACCCCCGTGACCGGCTGGGCCGCCCGCCGGCTCGGGACCCGCAGGCTCTACCTCGCCTCGCTCGTGCTCTTCTCCGCCGGGTCGCTGCTGTGCGGGCTCGCCTGGTCGCTGGAGTCGCTCGTCGTCGCACGCGTCCTGCAGGGCCTCGGCGGGGGGCTGCTGCTGCCCGTCGGCCAGATGATCGTCGTGCGCGCCGCGGGCCGCGAGCACCTCGGCCGGGTGATGGGCGTGCTCGCCGTCCCGACCGTGCTCGCCCCCGTCTTCGGCCCGACGCTCGGCGGGCTGCTGCTCGAGACCGTGAGCTGGCGGGCGATCTTCCTCATCAACCTGCCGATCGGCGCCGCCGCGATCGTCGCGGCGCTGCGGATCCTGCCGCGCGATGCCGCCGCCACCCCCGGTTCGGCTGGGTACCGGCTCGACGTCGTCGGCCTGCTGCTCGCACCGACCGGATTGGCGCTCGTCACCTTCGGGCTCTCGGAATCCGCCGCCGATCCGGCGCTGCTCCGGCCCGCTGTCGTGGGCCCGGTGGTCGTCGGGCTGCTGCTCGTCGCGGCCTTCACGAGGCACGCCCTGCACGCGGAGCACCCGCTGCTCGAGCTGCGGCTGTTCTCCGACGGCGTCTACTCCGCGGCCGCGCTGGCCGGGCTGGTCGGCAGCATGGTCAGCCTCGGCGGGCTCATCCTCATGCCGTTCTACTTCCAGGACATCCGCGGCGAGTCCGCGCTGGCGACCGGGATGCTCATGGCGCCCACCGCGGTCGGCGTCGTCCTCGTGCTCCGCCGCGCCGGGGTCTGGGCCGACCGCTGGGGTGGCGGCCACGTCGCCCTCGTCGGCACCGGCATCCTCGCCGTCGGCACCGTGCCCTTCCTGTGGCTGGACGCCTCCTCGTCCTACCCCCTGCTGCTCGCCGGGATGGTCGTGCGCGGCATCGGCGTCGGGCTCGCGGGGATGCCACTGACGCAGGCAGCGATGGTCGGCCTGCGTCCCGAGCGCATCCCGGACGCGAGCGCCCAGCTCAACGTCGTGCAGCGGGTCGGTGGGTCCCTGGGCACCGCGCTGTTCGTCGTCGTGCTGCAGCGCCGGCTGGCCGACGGCGAGGGCGCGCTGGCCTACGGCGACGCCTTCGCCTGGGTGCTTGCGACGACGGTGCTCTCCGCCGTCCCCGTCGCGGTCCTGGTGCGCCGCGAGCGGCAACGACGCCGGGCCCCCGTGCCGGTCGCCCCGACGAAGGCGGTTGTCTGA
- a CDS encoding acyl-CoA thioesterase: protein MFTHHSTVGPDDLGTLAAEVDPTAPGTGHHLNFDQILRRCGHAWMAFLAETGEFGSGVICPRVEVDYHREIGVGPFAVDVTVVSVGRTSFRLRLDVRADGELAASAQAVLVCFDYPTRSPLPLTAAQRASLEVHH, encoded by the coding sequence GTGTTCACCCACCACAGCACCGTCGGCCCGGACGACCTCGGCACCCTTGCCGCCGAGGTCGACCCCACCGCACCGGGCACCGGCCACCACCTCAACTTCGACCAGATCCTGCGCCGCTGCGGCCACGCCTGGATGGCGTTCCTCGCCGAGACCGGGGAGTTCGGGAGCGGCGTCATCTGCCCGCGGGTCGAGGTCGACTACCACCGCGAGATCGGCGTCGGCCCCTTCGCCGTCGACGTCACGGTCGTCTCCGTGGGGCGCACGTCGTTCCGGCTGCGGCTCGACGTGCGCGCCGACGGCGAGCTCGCTGCGTCGGCGCAGGCCGTCCTGGTCTGCTTCGACTACCCCACCCGCTCGCCGCTGCCACTGACCGCGGCCCAGCGGGCAAGCCTCGAGGTGCATCACTAG
- a CDS encoding mycofactocin-coupled SDR family oxidoreductase, with protein MPQRYVGKTAFITGAARGQGRAHAVRLAQEGADVAVLDVCRTFASTGYDGPTEADLAETVALVEAEGRKAVSFVADTRDFDAVQAAVDETVATLGGLDVVIANAGICVGSRFVDISLEQWKEVVGVNLDGTFHTLKATIPVLIEQGRGGAVVVVSSVAGLRGLPFLGDYVASKHAITGLARTVANEVAQHRIRVNTIHPASVPTGMTTPELFPLVIEDAQTLGPIFMNALPASYTKAEDIAAAVAWLCSDEAANVTGVALPLDMGTLIR; from the coding sequence ATCCCGCAGCGCTACGTCGGAAAGACCGCCTTCATCACCGGAGCCGCCCGCGGCCAGGGCCGGGCCCACGCGGTGCGGCTCGCCCAGGAGGGCGCCGACGTCGCGGTCCTCGACGTCTGCCGGACCTTCGCGAGCACCGGCTACGACGGACCCACCGAGGCCGACCTCGCCGAGACCGTGGCCCTGGTCGAGGCCGAGGGCCGCAAGGCGGTGTCCTTCGTCGCCGACACCCGTGACTTCGACGCCGTGCAGGCCGCGGTCGACGAGACCGTCGCGACGCTCGGCGGTCTCGACGTCGTCATCGCCAACGCCGGCATCTGCGTCGGCTCCCGCTTCGTCGACATCAGCCTGGAGCAGTGGAAGGAGGTCGTCGGCGTCAACCTCGACGGCACGTTCCACACCCTCAAGGCGACGATCCCGGTGCTCATCGAGCAGGGCCGCGGCGGTGCGGTCGTCGTGGTGTCGAGCGTCGCGGGCCTGCGTGGACTGCCCTTCCTCGGTGACTACGTCGCGAGCAAGCACGCCATCACCGGTCTCGCCCGCACCGTCGCCAACGAGGTCGCCCAGCACCGCATCCGCGTCAACACGATCCACCCCGCGTCGGTCCCGACCGGCATGACGACCCCCGAGCTCTTCCCGCTCGTGATCGAGGACGCCCAGACCCTCGGGCCCATCTTCATGAACGCCCTGCCGGCGAGCTACACCAAGGCCGAGGACATCGCCGCCGCGGTGGCATGGCTGTGCTCCGACGAGGCCGCCAACGTCACCGGTGTCGCGCTGCCCCTCGACATGGGCACGCTGATCCGCTGA